The Agromyces sp. G08B096 DNA window GGTCGTCCCAGTCGACGAAGGTGACCGCGATGCCCGTCTTGCCGGCACGTCCCGTGCGACCCGCGCGGTGCAGGTACGTCTTGTCGTCGTCGGGGATCGTGTGGTTGATGACGTGCGTCACATCGTCGACGTCGATGCCTCGCGCCGCGACATCCGTGGCGATCAGCACGTCCTTCTTGCCGGCCTTGAACGCGGCCATCGCGCGCTCGCGCTGATCCTGGTTCAGGTCGCCGTGCACGGCCGCGGCGTTGAAGCCGCGGTCGTTCAGCTCCTCGACGAGCTTCGCCGCCGCCCGCTTCGTGCGCGTGAAGATGACGGTCTTGCCGCGGCCCTCGGCCTGGAGGATGCGGGCGATCACCTCGTCCTTGTCGAGCGAGTGCGCCCGGTAGACGAGATGCTTGATGTTCGCCTGCGTCAGCCCCTCATCGGGGTCGTTCGCGCGGATGTGGATCGGCTTCGACATGAAGCGGCGCGCGAGCGCGACGATCTGGCCCGGCATCGTGGCCGAGAACAGCATGGTGTGCCGCACCGCCGGCGTCTTGGAGAAGAGCTTCTCGATATCGGGCAGGAAGCCGAGGTCGAGCATCTTGTCGGCCTCGTCGAGCACCATCTCCTGGACCTGCCCGAGGTTCAGCAGCCGCTGGCTCGCGAGGTCGAGGAGACGCCCGGGCGTGCCGACGACGATCTGCGCGCCGGCTTTGATCTGCTCGATCTGCCCCTCGTACGCCTTGCCGCCGTAGATCGCGACGACCTTCGTCGGGCGGTTCGAGGTCGCGAGCTCGAGGTCTTCGGTGACCTGGACGCACAGCTCGCGCGTCGGCACGACGACGAGCGCCTTCACGCCGGGCTCGGGGTCGTCGCCCAGCCGCTGGATGAGCGGCAGGCCGAAGCCGAAGGTCTTGCCGGTGCCGGTCTTGGCCTGGCCGATGATGTCCTGCCCGGAGAGGGCGAGGGGGATGGTCTGCTCCTGGATGGGGAAGGCATCGACGATGCCCTTCCCGGCGAGTGCGTCGACGATGTCTGACGCCACGCCGAGTTCGGTGAACGTGGTCACGGGAAGTTTCCGCCTGTCGGTCTTGCTCGGGTGCGCCCTGATCTCTTCCGCAGGCGCACGGTCGCGGTTCCATCGCCCGCGTACGCAACCCAGCCTAACGGAGTCGAGGATGCCTCCCCCGTTATGCTGTCCTGCGTGGTGCTCTGGTCAGCAAGGCGCGGTTCGCGCGAGACGCCGCGGCTCCGCCCGCGTGTGGCGCCGACCGACCTCGCCAGGGTCGACTTCACCGAGCTCGTCCCCGAGCCGGTCGCCTTCCTCGGCCAGGCCGCGTACATCCAGCTCGAGGCGTTCGAGAACCTCGC harbors:
- a CDS encoding DEAD/DEAH box helicase — translated: MTTFTELGVASDIVDALAGKGIVDAFPIQEQTIPLALSGQDIIGQAKTGTGKTFGFGLPLIQRLGDDPEPGVKALVVVPTRELCVQVTEDLELATSNRPTKVVAIYGGKAYEGQIEQIKAGAQIVVGTPGRLLDLASQRLLNLGQVQEMVLDEADKMLDLGFLPDIEKLFSKTPAVRHTMLFSATMPGQIVALARRFMSKPIHIRANDPDEGLTQANIKHLVYRAHSLDKDEVIARILQAEGRGKTVIFTRTKRAAAKLVEELNDRGFNAAAVHGDLNQDQRERAMAAFKAGKKDVLIATDVAARGIDVDDVTHVINHTIPDDDKTYLHRAGRTGRAGKTGIAVTFVDWDDLHKWALINRALEFGQPEPVETYSSSPHLYTDLDIPEGTKGRLKPAAAAPRAATAGRSESGRGESGRERSGRSGERREGDAGESGERSSRSRSRRRTRGGRPETDASSATADQSRASSREAGSADAETKAPGSGTHDGAGREHHDGNAAAPRRRRRRRGSSSGGGQAAPAQQG